The Plasmodium vinckei vinckei genome assembly, chromosome: PVVCY_09 genome includes the window cTTCAGCTAACCTTTGAAGAAATGATGAAGgttcatttaaataaatcgGCATACCAATACGTGATAAATCTTTTCCAATACAATCTTTTAATAAAGACCAcatacttatttttatatctgtTCTTGGGCTAGGTAATTTTGTTCGTCTCTTAATACTTTTAtctgtatatatatctatattcCTAAAATTTAGTgatttcttattttttcgattacacatatttattaacatatttGTATCGTCACTTTCATCATCACTACTactcatattattttccattttggGAATTTCACATTTATCAATTGAATAACATTCTTCGatttttgatataaaattatctatcttttttacttcaacttgtttatttttatcgttGTCATCTTGAATTGCTATACCCTTTTCCTCTTCCCTCCTATTAAtcaatttttcattatcataGGATATTGCTTCGTCATTCTTATTCTTTTCTTCGTTACCTCCGTTTTCTTCAAATTTGTTACCTCCgttttctttaaatttgttaCCTCCGTTTTCATCAAATTTGTTACCTCCGTTTTCATCAAATTTGTTACCTCCGTTTTCATCGATATGGTTATCTTCGAGTGTTATGCCTTCCATATTTGTGCTTTCTAAACTAGCACTATTATCAACTACGTCATTATCATgtttacaaatatttttttgtgtatatgtatttataatgtCACTATGTTCATCGTTGTAAGAATCGTCATCATCGCAATCGAAGAATAAATCGTTAtcgtcatttttttctattttatcTTCACTTTCTTGAttgttttcaaaaaatattgtttgatttttttttttatctcctttttcttttgaattgttaatatttttttgaatatcttttgatttttcaagaaaataattttctttagccaacaattttaatgacTTGTTCATAACTTTTGATTgcatattttcttcttttaataaaatttctgaacagttaatatatttttcaacaacaatatctatatattcaattgaagaatataatttatataataaaatagatatGCCATTATCATTCccttttaaattattttttgattttattttttttaaaattaatttagcTTTATCATATTCTGAATATTCTATTAAATCTCGAATTATTTCTCTTAAAGTAACAATATTTTCCATGAGACAAAGTGTTGGATTTTTATCTTCGAAATCAGTAGAGTTTATAAACAACtcttcaatattttttattctatccttcattttatttcttatttttccCCCAACATTCTCCTTTTCtttatctatttttatttcttgtGTTTCACAATTAGGTACGCAAAACTCAGAACCATTCCCTTGAATTGGTTGCCCCTTTATTTCTCTTTGAACTCCCTCCAAATTAATATCACTCCTATTGCTATTACCACTAATAGCATCATCGAAACCTtcttcattaatttttcctAAAATTGTTGTTGTAGGGTTTATTTCCTTTAGTTCTTCATTGCGTAATGGTAAATTTGGAGAATTTggatattcattatttttcaaaacatAATTTATCGACTGTCTTTTCCTATATTCAttagtatttttaattatgttttttaaaaattcagAATTTGTTGaagtatttaaattattaagatgaatataattttgttttttattgtgAGCATAACTTCCTTGTGCATAATTAAGTTGAGCCCTTTTAAAAGAGATATACCATTTGTGTTTATCTTCTGGCAAATTCgcttttaaatataatacccCTTGTTCAATTGTATCAATCTCAAAATGTAAAGGGTCACCAGGACATACTCTTATTTTACAATGAGATAGAACAAAAGTTTCTTTTGTTggtaaatatttatcaatTGAATATCGTAAAATTCCATTTTCTAAAACAAAATACCTAGGTCTATAATTCCCTATTATATTAGTCCATTTATTTAGCCATCCTTCATGTATAATTCTTTTATCTCTGCTATATGGCTTTCTTTGATCgtgatttatattatcattggTTTGCATGGTCTCAAATTGTgtcttattatttttttgtgtagTATTTTCAGAGGGAATACGTGTTAAGGCATCCTTTTTTTCGCTGAAAAGTTTTaagtttaaatattttccgCCCAACATAGTTTACCTGTTTTTTCGTCACCCCCTGCTCATTATACGTTTTAATTCAAATGT containing:
- a CDS encoding oxysterol-binding protein, putative, with the translated sequence MLGGKYLNLKLFSEKKDALTRIPSENTTQKNNKTQFETMQTNDNINHDQRKPYSRDKRIIHEGWLNKWTNIIGNYRPRYFVLENGILRYSIDKYLPTKETFVLSHCKIRVCPGDPLHFEIDTIEQGVLYLKANLPEDKHKWYISFKRAQLNYAQGSYAHNKKQNYIHLNNLNTSTNSEFLKNIIKNTNEYRKRQSINYVLKNNEYPNSPNLPLRNEELKEINPTTTILGKINEEGFDDAISGNSNRSDINLEGVQREIKGQPIQGNGSEFCVPNCETQEIKIDKEKENVGGKIRNKMKDRIKNIEELFINSTDFEDKNPTLCLMENIVTLREIIRDLIEYSEYDKAKLILKKIKSKNNLKGNDNGISILLYKLYSSIEYIDIVVEKYINCSEILLKEENMQSKVMNKSLKLLAKENYFLEKSKDIQKNINNSKEKGDKKKNQTIFFENNQESEDKIEKNDDNDLFFDCDDDDSYNDEHSDIINTYTQKNICKHDNDVVDNSASLESTNMEGITLEDNHIDENGGNKFDENGGNKFDENGGNKFKENGGNKFEENGGNEEKNKNDEAISYDNEKLINRREEEKGIAIQDDNDKNKQVEVKKIDNFISKIEECYSIDKCEIPKMENNMSSSDDESDDTNMLINMCNRKNKKSLNFRNIDIYTDKSIKRRTKLPSPRTDIKISMWSLLKDCIGKDLSRIGMPIYLNEPSSFLQRLAEDFQYIYLLKHASNQIETTSRLAFVTAFTISPYASVIGRTFKPFNPLLGETYELIHRNFYFISEQVVHHPPITAYHCHNEYMENFASIIVNVQILGKSVEVVTPGYSHLILKYKKKNSSSTPDIVTNRSSSLADNKLLEKNCGEKLSQNINIDENKEVDSETVREKTVPDSLFPVDNGKNQNEKTFNFNIPNNSKEMKENKINEKNKDGEEYGTEHYTYQRANMIIHNIIFGKIWVELYGNILIRNHNNGDFSIVSYLKKGWFDNEIHKIRGIVCDRFKNVIFFIHGKWSQEIYIAYVKNLKKQNYDTYFFNEDGTENSQHFNRNNLNEFINNFDWKFYEDNINNLNSICVWKAQEKPKNNELYYGFNSMTMELNEISPEYDRSKGASIACTDSRFRPDQRNYENGNIEIAMNEKHRLENKQRMNAKKFTKNNPYKPKWFNKNKDPIYKDKEMYLFNNTYWETKKNHNFTDTPDIF